Proteins encoded together in one Pseudomonas sp. ADAK13 window:
- a CDS encoding IS3 family transposase (programmed frameshift), translating to MPFYSDERKAALLKMMLPPLSLSAAEVARREGCSDMSLHYWRKQAAARGTQLSDAKQPAENWSAESKLTVIIETGSLSELEIGEYCRRKGIFPEQITDWRNAFIASSTQKPAAKTASSGQSRDDKKRIRELERELRRKDAALAETAALLVLRKKPQCLLGERRRGQLTLLPERYLLVGWLNEAILAGARRAPACQEVGLSLRTLQRWNLPEEILADGRTTTLRRMPNNALSELERQSIVTLCNSKTYAHLPPSQIVPQLADEGRYMASEATFYRVLHAAGQQQHRSRAKRPHRHEAPTTYAATAANQVWSWDITYLPSPVRGKFYYLYLIEDIYSRKAVGWEVYEAESGEKAAALLQRSVTQEKCWLQPLVLHSDNGAPMKSLTLLTKMYDLGITPSRGRPRVSNDNPYSESLFRTLKYCPQWPQDGFSSLDEARIWVRNFMTWYNTVHRHSRIRFVTPAQRHEGKDREILARRDAVYRQARERRPERWSGETRNWNPIGTVYLNPERELTVVIKAA from the exons ATGCCTTTCTACTCAGATGAACGTAAAGCCGCACTGCTGAAAATGATGCTTCCGCCCCTGAGCCTTTCAGCAGCGGAGGTCGCTCGCCGCGAAGGTTGCAGCGATATGTCTCTCCATTATTGGCGCAAACAAGCTGCTGCCAGAGGAACGCAATTGTCCGACGCTAAACAACCCGCCGAAAATTGGTCAGCCGAATCCAAACTGACGGTCATCATAGAGACCGGTTCGCTGTCGGAACTGGAGATCGGTGAATATTGCCGAAGAAAAGGTATTTTTCCCGAGCAGATTACCGATTGGCGTAATGCGTTTATCGCCAGTAGCACCCAAAAACCAGCTGCGAAAACGGCGAGTTCAGGGCAGTCACGGGATGATAAAAAAAGGATCCGTGAGCTTGAGCGCGAACTACGCCGCAAGGATGCGGCGCTGGCCGAGACGGCGGCGTTACTGGTGCTGAGAAAAAAGC CTCAATGCCTACTGGGGGAGCGACGACGAGGACAACTGACCTTGTTGCCAGAACGGTATTTACTCGTTGGTTGGCTCAATGAAGCCATCCTGGCGGGCGCCCGCAGGGCGCCTGCTTGTCAGGAGGTAGGCCTTTCACTGAGGACACTGCAACGCTGGAATTTGCCGGAAGAAATCTTGGCGGATGGGCGCACGACGACGCTCAGGCGGATGCCGAACAACGCACTCAGTGAGCTTGAACGGCAAAGTATCGTGACGCTGTGCAACAGCAAAACCTATGCGCATCTGCCGCCGAGCCAAATCGTGCCACAGCTGGCTGACGAGGGGCGTTACATGGCCTCGGAGGCGACATTTTATCGCGTACTGCACGCGGCAGGTCAGCAGCAACATCGCTCGCGTGCCAAGCGGCCGCATCGTCATGAGGCGCCCACGACTTATGCGGCGACCGCCGCCAATCAAGTGTGGTCATGGGACATCACTTACTTGCCGTCACCGGTTCGCGGAAAGTTTTACTACCTCTATCTGATCGAGGATATCTACAGCCGGAAGGCGGTGGGTTGGGAAGTTTACGAAGCAGAAAGCGGTGAAAAAGCAGCCGCGTTGCTGCAACGAAGCGTGACTCAGGAAAAGTGTTGGCTCCAGCCGTTGGTGCTTCACTCGGACAACGGTGCGCCGATGAAATCGTTAACGCTACTAACCAAGATGTACGACTTGGGCATCACGCCGTCTCGCGGTAGACCACGGGTCAGTAACGACAACCCGTACTCGGAATCGTTGTTCAGAACGCTGAAATACTGCCCGCAGTGGCCGCAGGACGGGTTTTCCAGCCTGGATGAGGCGCGTATCTGGGTAAGGAATTTTATGACCTGGTACAACACCGTGCACCGTCATAGTCGGATCCGCTTCGTGACACCCGCTCAACGTCACGAAGGGAAAGACCGGGAAATCTTGGCTCGCCGAGATGCGGTATACAGGCAAGCCAGAGAGAGAAGACCGGAAAGATGGTCAGGTGAGACACGCAACTGGAACCCTATCGGGACGGTGTATCTGAACCCTGAAAGGGAGCTGACAGTGGTGATAAAAGCCGCGTAG
- a CDS encoding zinc-binding dehydrogenase, with translation MKALQGVEGHVEWQEEPSPTCDVGQVRIRVAAAGLNRADLLQRSGLYPPPPGASQVLGLECSGVISEVGAGSSWHLGDRVCALLAGGGMAEEVVVDARHVLPVPEGVSLAEAAGLPEVYSTAWLNLFQLAGLKPGEKVLLHAGASGVGSAAIQLCKAFGSPCWVSVGSADRLAYCEALGAQGGVVRTDGIESLSDFGPFDVILDPVGGNYAALNLKLAARDGRWVLIGLMGGREAQLDLAQVLAKRVQVLGSTLRSRDDQFKADLFSDLSQHVWPLFAEGRLSPQLAKTFPIKDAEAAFAELATNQISGKLVLVIDESLT, from the coding sequence GTGAAAGCATTGCAAGGCGTTGAAGGTCATGTGGAGTGGCAAGAAGAGCCGAGTCCTACATGCGATGTAGGCCAAGTACGCATTCGTGTGGCGGCTGCGGGCCTGAATCGGGCCGATTTATTACAGCGTTCGGGGCTCTATCCTCCGCCTCCCGGCGCGAGCCAAGTGCTGGGCCTGGAGTGTTCCGGGGTGATCAGCGAAGTCGGCGCCGGTTCGTCGTGGCACTTGGGTGACCGGGTTTGCGCCCTGCTGGCCGGCGGCGGGATGGCCGAGGAAGTGGTGGTGGATGCCCGTCATGTGCTGCCGGTGCCGGAAGGCGTATCCCTGGCCGAAGCGGCCGGGTTGCCTGAGGTGTACAGCACCGCGTGGCTGAACCTGTTTCAGTTGGCGGGCCTCAAGCCCGGCGAGAAGGTGTTGTTGCATGCCGGCGCCAGCGGCGTGGGCTCGGCGGCGATCCAGCTGTGCAAGGCATTTGGCAGCCCATGCTGGGTCAGCGTTGGCTCGGCGGATCGCCTGGCCTACTGTGAAGCGCTGGGGGCCCAGGGCGGTGTGGTACGTACCGACGGCATCGAGAGCTTGAGTGATTTTGGCCCGTTTGACGTGATTCTTGACCCGGTGGGTGGCAACTACGCGGCGCTGAACCTGAAACTTGCGGCTCGTGATGGGCGTTGGGTGTTGATTGGGTTGATGGGCGGCCGTGAGGCGCAGCTCGACCTGGCGCAGGTGTTGGCCAAGCGTGTGCAGGTGTTGGGGTCGACGTTGCGTAGCCGGGATGATCAGTTCAAGGCTGACCTGTTCAGTGACTTGAGCCAGCATGTATGGCCGTTGTTTGCCGAGGGCCGTTTGAGTCCGCAACTGGCCAAGACATTTCCTATCAAAGATGCCGAGGCTGCGTTTGCGGAGCTGGCTACCAATCAGATTTCCGGGAAGCTGGTGTTGGTGATCGACGAGAGTCTGACCTGA
- a CDS encoding carboxy terminal-processing peptidase, with protein sequence MKHLFPSTALALFIGIGLLPLSSNTFAANSWDNLQPDRDEVIASLNVVELLKRHHYSKPPLDDARSVIIYDSYLKLLDPSRSYFLASDITEFDKWKTQFDDFLKSGDLQPGFTIYKRYLDRVKARLDFAIGELNKGVDKFDFTKKETLLVDRKDAPWLTTEAELDDLWRKRVKDEVLRLKIAGKEPKAIQELLTKRYKNQLARLDQTRAEDIFQAYINTFAMSYDPHTNYLSPDNAENFDINMSLSLEGIGAVLQSDNDQVKIVRLVPAGPADKTKQVAPADKIIGVAQADKEMVDVVGWRLDEVVKLIRGPKGSVVRLEVIPHTNAPNDQTSKIVSITREAVKLEDQAVKKSILNLKQDGKDYKLGVIEIPAFYLDFKAFRAGDPDYKSTTRDVKKLLTELQKDKVDGVVIDLRNNGGGSLQEATELTSLFIDKGPTVLVRNADGRVDVLEDENPGAFYKGPMALLVNRLSASASEIFAGAMQDYHRALIIGGQTFGKGTVQTIQPLNHGELKLTLAKFYRVSGQSTQHQGVLPDIDFPSIIDTKEIGESALPEAMPWDTIRPAIKPAVDPFKPYVAQLKTDHEARSAKDAEFIFIRDKLALAKKLMEEKTVSLNEADRRAQHTDIENQQLVLENARRKAKGEAPLKELKKEDEDAIAAEPDKTKPEDDAYLSETGRILLDYLKISKTVAKQ encoded by the coding sequence ATGAAGCATTTGTTCCCCAGCACCGCCCTCGCTCTTTTTATCGGTATCGGCCTTTTGCCGCTATCGAGCAATACGTTCGCAGCCAACAGCTGGGACAACCTTCAGCCTGATCGCGATGAGGTGATTGCGAGCCTTAACGTCGTTGAGTTGCTCAAGCGCCATCATTACAGCAAGCCGCCGCTGGACGACGCTCGCTCGGTGATCATTTACGACAGCTACCTCAAGCTGCTGGATCCCTCGCGCAGCTATTTCCTGGCCAGCGACATCACCGAGTTCGACAAGTGGAAGACGCAGTTTGACGACTTCCTCAAGAGCGGCGACCTGCAGCCCGGCTTCACCATCTACAAGCGCTACCTGGACCGCGTCAAGGCGCGCCTGGACTTCGCTATTGGTGAGCTGAACAAGGGCGTCGACAAATTCGATTTCACCAAGAAAGAGACCTTGCTGGTTGACCGCAAGGACGCTCCTTGGCTGACCACCGAAGCCGAGCTGGACGACCTGTGGCGCAAGCGCGTCAAGGATGAAGTCCTGCGCCTGAAGATCGCCGGCAAAGAGCCGAAGGCCATTCAGGAACTGTTGACCAAGCGCTACAAGAATCAGCTGGCACGTCTGGACCAGACCCGTGCCGAAGATATCTTCCAGGCCTACATCAACACCTTCGCGATGTCCTACGACCCGCACACCAATTATCTGTCGCCAGATAACGCGGAAAATTTCGATATCAACATGAGTCTGTCGCTGGAAGGCATCGGTGCCGTCCTGCAAAGCGATAACGACCAGGTGAAAATCGTGCGTCTGGTGCCGGCAGGTCCGGCCGACAAGACCAAGCAGGTCGCTCCGGCCGACAAGATCATCGGTGTGGCCCAGGCCGACAAAGAGATGGTCGACGTGGTCGGCTGGCGTCTGGACGAAGTGGTCAAGCTGATCCGCGGGCCGAAAGGCAGCGTGGTGCGCCTGGAAGTGATTCCGCACACCAACGCACCGAACGACCAGACCAGCAAAATCGTTTCGATTACTCGCGAAGCGGTGAAACTGGAAGACCAGGCGGTCAAGAAGTCGATCCTGAACCTCAAGCAGGATGGCAAGGACTACAAGCTGGGCGTGATTGAAATCCCGGCCTTCTACCTGGACTTCAAAGCGTTCCGCGCCGGTGATCCGGACTACAAGAGCACCACCCGCGACGTCAAGAAACTGCTGACTGAGCTGCAGAAAGACAAAGTCGACGGCGTGGTCATCGACCTGCGCAACAACGGCGGCGGCTCCCTGCAGGAAGCCACCGAACTGACCAGTCTGTTTATCGACAAGGGTCCGACCGTGCTGGTGCGTAACGCTGACGGCCGTGTGGACGTGCTGGAAGACGAGAACCCGGGTGCCTTCTACAAAGGGCCAATGGCGTTGCTGGTCAACCGCCTCTCGGCGTCCGCTTCGGAGATTTTTGCCGGCGCGATGCAGGACTACCACCGCGCGCTGATCATCGGTGGCCAGACCTTCGGCAAAGGCACCGTGCAGACCATTCAGCCGCTGAACCATGGCGAGCTGAAACTGACCCTGGCCAAGTTCTACCGGGTTTCCGGGCAGAGCACCCAGCATCAGGGCGTACTGCCGGATATCGACTTCCCATCGATCATCGACACCAAGGAAATCGGCGAGAGCGCCCTGCCCGAGGCGATGCCGTGGGACACCATCCGTCCTGCGATCAAGCCGGCGGTGGACCCGTTCAAACCGTACGTGGCGCAGTTGAAAACTGATCACGAAGCCCGCTCCGCCAAGGATGCCGAGTTCATCTTTATCCGCGACAAATTGGCCCTGGCCAAGAAGTTGATGGAAGAGAAAACCGTCAGCCTCAACGAAGCCGACCGTCGTGCGCAGCACACCGACATCGAGAATCAGCAACTGGTGCTGGAGAACGCCCGCCGCAAGGCCAAAGGCGAAGCTCCACTCAAGGAACTGAAGAAAGAAGACGAAGACGCGATCGCCGCCGAGCCTGATAAAACCAAGCCGGAAGATGATGCCTACCTGAGCGAGACCGGGCGCATCCTGCTGGATTACTTGAAAATCAGTAAGACGGTGGCCAAGCAGTAA
- a CDS encoding bifunctional diguanylate cyclase/phosphodiesterase, with product MTMTEQLNALGSILAQGSLHSLFQPIISLSERRIVGYEALSRGPSNSPLHSPIALFSVARHAGRLSELEMLCRESACRRFSDQKLPGKLFLNVSPESLLETAHQPGRTLQLLSDFGIPPSQVVIELTEQTPTDDFQLLQTALHHYRAMGFSIALDDLGAGYSSLRLWSELRPDYVKIDRHFIDGIHQDALKREFVGSILQIAKASRAQVIAEGIELPEELAVLTEMGVDLVQGYLLCRPQEHPPQEARLMLPKPDSANVALNDEGSDLSALLNEQPAVGQHTATAQVLEAFRRQANLNSLAVLDERGHPIGIVHRHSLSDALLKPFATDLFARKPISRLMSDDFLAVELSQSLQQVSRLLTSRARQRIEEDFIITLNGDYLGLGRVIDVLKLITELKIQQARYANPLTLLPGNVPIQQCLTRLLQQQRESVICYVDIDSFKPFNDIYGYGRGDEVLLCLAQCLNDRVDPSRDFVGHIGGDDFLLVLGPQDWRKRLNQLLDDFHTQCRRFYRSEHVDAGCFVALNRQGVRQEFALLSLSIGVVHLYPQACGQLDASQLAELASQAKHHAKNVAGYSIHVIDSLQLEEPESL from the coding sequence ATGACCATGACCGAACAGCTGAACGCATTGGGCTCAATCCTGGCTCAAGGCAGTTTGCACAGTCTGTTCCAACCGATCATTTCCCTGTCCGAACGACGTATCGTCGGCTACGAAGCCCTCAGTCGCGGTCCGTCCAACAGCCCGCTGCACTCCCCCATCGCACTGTTCTCCGTGGCCCGTCACGCCGGGCGCCTCAGTGAACTGGAGATGCTTTGCCGGGAAAGTGCCTGCCGGCGTTTCAGCGACCAGAAACTGCCGGGCAAGCTGTTCCTCAACGTCTCGCCTGAGTCCCTGCTGGAAACCGCCCACCAGCCCGGCCGTACCCTGCAACTGCTCAGTGACTTCGGCATCCCGCCCAGCCAGGTGGTGATCGAACTGACCGAGCAAACCCCGACCGACGATTTTCAACTGCTGCAAACCGCGCTGCATCATTACCGCGCCATGGGTTTTTCGATTGCCCTGGATGACCTGGGCGCCGGCTATTCCAGCCTGCGGCTGTGGTCGGAGCTGCGCCCGGACTACGTGAAGATCGATCGGCACTTTATCGACGGCATCCATCAGGACGCCCTCAAGCGCGAGTTTGTCGGGTCCATCCTGCAAATCGCCAAGGCCTCCCGGGCACAAGTCATCGCCGAAGGAATCGAACTACCGGAAGAGCTGGCGGTGCTCACCGAGATGGGCGTCGACCTGGTGCAGGGCTACCTGCTCTGCCGCCCTCAGGAACATCCGCCGCAGGAAGCGCGGTTGATGCTGCCCAAGCCCGACAGCGCGAACGTCGCCCTGAACGACGAAGGCAGCGACCTCAGCGCCCTGCTCAACGAACAACCGGCCGTGGGCCAGCACACCGCCACGGCGCAGGTGCTGGAAGCCTTCCGCCGCCAGGCCAACCTCAACTCTTTGGCGGTGCTGGATGAGCGTGGCCATCCGATCGGTATCGTGCACCGGCACTCGTTGTCGGACGCACTGCTCAAGCCATTCGCCACCGACCTGTTCGCCCGCAAACCCATCAGCCGTTTGATGAGTGATGACTTCCTCGCCGTGGAACTGAGCCAGTCCTTGCAGCAAGTCAGCCGCCTGCTCACCAGCCGTGCACGCCAGCGGATCGAGGAAGACTTCATCATCACCCTCAACGGCGATTACCTGGGGCTGGGCCGGGTGATCGATGTGCTCAAGCTGATTACCGAGCTGAAAATCCAACAGGCGCGTTACGCCAACCCGCTGACCTTGCTGCCGGGCAACGTACCGATCCAGCAGTGCCTGACGCGGTTGTTGCAGCAACAGCGTGAGTCGGTGATCTGCTACGTGGATATCGACAGCTTCAAGCCGTTCAACGATATCTACGGCTATGGCCGGGGCGATGAGGTGCTGCTGTGCCTGGCGCAATGCCTGAACGACCGGGTAGACCCCAGCCGCGACTTTGTCGGGCATATCGGCGGTGATGACTTTTTGCTGGTGCTGGGGCCGCAGGATTGGCGCAAGCGGCTTAACCAGTTGCTGGACGACTTCCATACCCAGTGCCGGCGTTTCTATCGCAGCGAGCACGTGGACGCGGGGTGTTTTGTCGCGTTGAACCGCCAGGGGGTGCGCCAGGAATTTGCATTGCTGTCGCTGTCGATCGGCGTGGTGCACTTATATCCACAGGCCTGTGGACAACTCGATGCCAGCCAGTTGGCGGAACTGGCCTCCCAAGCCAAGCACCACGCAAAAAACGTGGCGGGCTACAGCATTCATGTGATCGACAGTCTGCAGCTGGAAGAGCCGGAATCCCTGTAG
- a CDS encoding helix-turn-helix domain-containing protein, with protein MDIQIITKDGEPEYAVLPWAQYQALLKAAGQQQPTPPASTISQTAAEPDLRPLEQLRSLREAKGLAIETLARTVGISPSYLGLIESGERQPDAAIRRSLAWELGVAGWRDET; from the coding sequence ATGGATATTCAGATAATTACAAAGGATGGCGAACCCGAGTACGCGGTTCTGCCATGGGCTCAGTACCAGGCGCTGCTAAAAGCCGCCGGTCAGCAACAGCCGACACCTCCTGCTTCGACCATTAGCCAAACCGCTGCCGAACCGGATCTGCGCCCCCTGGAGCAGCTGCGAAGCCTGCGCGAGGCCAAGGGCCTGGCCATCGAGACATTGGCACGCACAGTGGGCATCAGCCCGTCTTACCTGGGCTTGATCGAAAGTGGTGAACGCCAGCCGGACGCTGCCATCCGCCGCAGCCTGGCTTGGGAGTTGGGCGTTGCAGGTTGGAGGGACGAAACGTGA
- a CDS encoding YkvA family protein has product MKAPFNFTRFLPMAARLLGRGRLPTLLFAVAAKGSSQGNRLGKLKDDLKLLQALCLAYWRGEYRAISPKALISVVAGLMYFLSPIDAIPDFIPVFGMLDDIAVLAWVMKTLDGELSAFRAWRERQRPEKLAVVERLPATPQLLAQENPQKN; this is encoded by the coding sequence ATGAAAGCGCCGTTTAATTTCACCCGCTTCCTGCCGATGGCCGCTCGCCTGCTCGGCCGCGGGCGCCTGCCTACGCTGCTGTTCGCGGTGGCGGCCAAAGGTTCGAGCCAGGGCAACCGGCTGGGCAAGCTCAAGGACGATCTCAAGTTGCTGCAGGCGTTGTGCCTGGCCTACTGGCGCGGCGAGTACCGGGCCATCAGCCCCAAGGCGCTGATTTCGGTGGTGGCGGGGCTGATGTATTTCCTGAGCCCGATTGACGCGATTCCGGACTTTATCCCGGTGTTCGGCATGCTCGACGACATTGCCGTGCTGGCGTGGGTCATGAAGACCCTGGACGGCGAGCTGAGCGCTTTTCGCGCCTGGCGCGAGCGTCAGCGCCCCGAGAAGCTCGCGGTGGTTGAGCGCCTTCCTGCGACGCCTCAGCTGCTCGCTCAAGAAAATCCGCAAAAAAACTGA